A single window of Pyrus communis chromosome 10, drPyrComm1.1, whole genome shotgun sequence DNA harbors:
- the LOC137747155 gene encoding uncharacterized protein codes for MAGRKDESVVLNRTNVFAALGSLKKKKKGDKSSSKSSKGGDAAQNSGEAEKEVFWAPAPLVAKSWADVDDEDDDDYYATTAPPEMGWAGEDSKAVKESELEAEHAETVGELESESEEEGLDEVDDIDEEHENELEASVETEPVKKLPEPSPAPKDTERQLSKKELKKKGLEELEAVLAELGYPTKTETSGQDDSNGVAQEKKAENLNGDVDRKENVTGESKSAKKKKKKDKSAKEPKESQDQPDGTNVGSAATDENAGTEKGEDASTGDVKERLKKVASMKKKKSSKEMDAAARAAASEAAARNARLAAAKKKEKNHYNQQPVR; via the exons ATGGCGGGCAGGAAGGACGAGTCGGTGGTCCTGAACAGAACCAATGTTTTCGCGGCGCTCGggagcttgaagaagaagaagaagggcgATAAGAGCTCGTCGAAGAGCTCGAAAGGGGGCGACGCAGCTCAGAACTCCGGGGAGGCGGAGAAGGAGGTATTTTGGGCGCCGGCGCCCCTTGTCGCGAAGTCGTGGGCCGATGTGGATGACGAGGACGATGATGACTACTATGCAACTACAGCTCCGCCGGAAATGGGTTGGGCCGGCGAGGATTCGAAGGCGGTGAAGGAGAGCGAGCTTGAAGCCGAGCATGCGGAGACCGTCGGTGAATTG GAAAGTGAAAGTGAGGAGGAAGGTCTTGACGAAGTTGATGACATTGACGAGGAACATGAAAATGAACTTGAAGCCTCGGTCGAAACTGAGCCAGTTAAGAAGCTCCCTGAACCCTCTCCAGCCCCTAAGGATACAGAAAGGCAGCTTTCTAAGAAGGAACTGAAGAAGAAGGGGCTTGAAGAACTTGAAGCAGTTCTTGCTGAGCTAGGATACCCTACCAAGACCGAGACCAGTGGCCAAGATGACTCCAATG GTGTTGCCCAAGAGAAGAAAGCAGAGAATCTAAATGGCGATGTGGACAGGAAGGAGAATGTCACCGGGGAGAGCAAAAgtgcaaaaaagaagaaaaagaaggacaAGTCAGCGAAGGAGCCAAAAGAATCCCAGGACCAGCCTGATGGCACAAATGTTGGAAGTGCAGCAACAGATGAAAATGCTGGGACAGAGAAGGGAGAAGATGCATCTACTGGTGATGTTAAAGAGCGGCTGAAGAAAGTGGCGtccatgaagaagaagaaatcgaGCAAAGAGATGGATGCAGCTGCCCGAGCTGCTGCGAGTGAAGCTGCTGCCAGGAATGCTAGGCTAGCTGCagcaaagaagaaagagaagaatcACTACAACCAGCAGCCGGTGCGGTAA
- the LOC137747664 gene encoding uncharacterized protein, which yields MPPSSDPAVPTVTPVTISYSELQDKDKDLSVKIEEGFGPNGLGILSITQVPGYSSLRGNLLRLSPRLANLPEEVKKELEDPHSRYNFGWSHGKEKLESGKPDTLKGSFYANPILDSPTTDESLIQRYPSYCGSNIWPNSELPELEVAFKALGKLILGVGLMVAYHCDRYVSKAIKMREDEGLEQILFRSRCHKGRLLYYFPTKESNPTEDNRDMSSWCGWHTDHGSLTGLTCAMFTRDAAEIPCPDSGAGLYIRTRTDQIVKVVFGEDAIAYQIGETTEVLSRGYLCATPHCVRAPKGAEASGLDRSTFALFMQPDWDEKLNFPEEVHIHKELIPPNGSLTFGEYTEKLLDKYYDLKT from the exons ATGCCTCCGTCCTCCGACCCCGCCGTCCCCACCGTCACACCAGTCACCATATCCTACTCCGAGCTCCaa GACAAGGACAAAGACTTGTCAGTGAAGATTGAAGAAGGATTTGGACCAAATGGGTTGGGAATCCTATCAATCACTCAA GTTCCGGGATATTCTTCCTTGCGTGGGAATCTTCTACGCTTGTCACCTAG ATTAGCCAATCTGCCCGAAGAGGTGAAGAAGGAACTTGAAGATCCTCATAGCAG GTACAATTTTGGATGGAGTCATGGAAAAGAGAAGCTGGAATCTGGAAAGCCTG ATACGTTAAAAGGCTCGTTTTATGCAAATCCAATATTGGATAGCCCTACAACAGATGAATCTCTGATTCAAAG GTATCCATCATACTGTGGTTCAAATATATGGCCCAATAGTGAATTGCCAGAACTAGAAGTCG CCTTCAAAGCTCTTGGAAAGCTGATCCTTGGAGTTGGGCTTATGGTCGCATATCACTGTGACAGATACG TGTCAAAAGCAATCAAAATGCGCGAGGATGAAGGCCTTGAACAAATACTGTTTCGATCTCGCTGTCATAAAGGGCGTCTACTTTATTATTTTCCAACAAAAGAAAG TAATCCTACTGAAGATAATAGAGACATGTCTTCTTGGTGTGGATGGCATACAGACCATGGTTCACTGACAG GTCTGACCTGTGCCATGTTTACGAGAGATGCTGCTGAAATACCTTGCCCTGACAGTGGTGCTGGCCTTTATATTAGGACACGAACCGATCAGATTGTCAAA GTTGTCTTTGGAGAAGATGCAATAGCATACCAAATTGGCGAAACCACTGAAGTTCTGTCAAGAGGCTATCTTTGTGCAACGCCTCATTGTGTCCGG GCACCCAAGGGAGCGGAGGCTTCTGGCCTTGATCGTTCAACATTTGCATTGTTCATGCAACCAGACTG GGACGAAAAGCTTAATTTTCCGGAGGAGGTTCATATCCATAAAGAG TTGATTCCACCAAACGGTTCTCTTACCTTCGGAGAGTACACAGAGAAGCTCCTTGACAAATACTACGACCTGAAAACATAA
- the LOC137747660 gene encoding tRNA (guanine(37)-N1)-methyltransferase 2 isoform X1: MLDESKFDVHLKLWALRIPRELCKVATRILNGYLLDKPRIKPITEDPTCEKNRYMILSERVQDSELCDIPESNLNELKGLCKIEVVPYSLTLGYSYWGADHILKQILPLGLEVPSSFETIGHVAHLNIHDELLPYKDVIAKVIYDKNYPRIKTIVNKVGTIENEFRVPKFEVLAGENDMVTEVKQYGATFKLDYSLVYWNSRLEHEHIRLVSQFRAGEIICDMFAGIGPFAIPAAQKGCIVYANDLNPDSIRYLKINAETNKVDDRIRAYNIDARKFISQLMAVPDCDEKSDSDVSTLKKNGDKCAVEGNQESKSENGRLAVEAKEVPDAVISNVGTLQGSSRNADLSVPPVKRPSDSCQSENESVEGTNISGAGRRKGTKTKRMRGPEISAVKTWEHVDHVIMNLPASALQFLDAFRGLIQRKYWTGSLPWIHCYCFIRATETQEYIKSVAESALNATIKDPIFHRVRDVAPNKAMFCLSFRLPEGCLI; the protein is encoded by the exons ATGTTGGATGAAAGCAAATTCGACGTGCACTTGAAATTGTGGGCACTTCGAATCCCTCGCGAGCTCTGCAAGGTCGCCACTCGAATACTAAATGG atATTTGCTTGATAAACCCCGGATTAAGCCGATTACTGAAGACCCGACATGCGAAAAGAATCGTTACATGATACTATCTGAGAGGGTCCAAGATTCTG AACTATGTGATATTCCTGAATCAAATCTCAACGAACTGAAGGGTTTATGCAAGATTGAAGTAGTTCCGTATTCATTGACGCTTGGGTACTCGTATTGGGGTGCAG ACCATATATTGAAGCAGATTTTGCCTCTGGGACTCGAGGTTCCTTCATCTTTTGAAACAATAG GTCATGTTGCCCATCTGAATATTCATGACGAATTACTTCCCTACAAGGATGTGATCGCAAAAGTTATCTACGAT AAAAATTATCCAAGAATCAAGACAATTGTTAATAAAGTTGGAACAATTGAAAATGAGTTCCGTGTGCCAAAGTTTGAAGTTTTAGCAGGGGAAAATGATATGGTTACAGAAGTGAAACAATATGGAGCGACTTTCAAGCTTGATTACAGCCTGGTCTACTGGAATTCAAGATTGGAGCATGAACATATAAGGCTAGTTTCTCAGTTTCGAGCTGGGGAAATCATATGTGACATGTTTGCTGGTATTGGTCCTTTTGCTATCCCTGCAGCACAGAAAGGATGCATAGTTTATGCAAATGACTTGAATCCGGATAGCATTCGTTATCTGAAGATCAATGCAGAAACTAACAAGGTTGACGATCGTATTcgtgcatacaatattgatgcGAGAAAATTTATTTCTCAATTGATGGCTGTGCCTGACTGTGATGAAAAATCAGATTCTGATGTCTCCACACTGAAGAAGAATGGTGACAAATGTGCTGTTGAGGGCAATCAAgaatcaaaatctgaaaatggaaggCTAGCTG TCGAGGCGAAAGAAGTACCAGATGCTGTTATTAGTAATGTGGGCACTTTACAGGGTTCCAGCAGGAATGCTGATTTATCAGTACCTCCTGTTAAAAGACCTTCAGATAGCTGTCAATCAG AGAATGAAAGTGTTGAGGGCACTAACATCTCTGGAGCTGGTAGGAGAAAAGGAACCAAGACTAAGAGAATGAGAGGTCCTGAGATCTCTGCTGTTAAGACTTGGGAGCATGTTGATCACGTGATAATGAATCTACCTGCTTCTGCTCTTCAATTTCTTG ATGCATTTAGGGGTCTGATCCAGAGAAAATATTGGACGGGATCTCTTCCTTGGATTCATTGCTATTGCTTCATAAGGGCAACTGAAACACAAGAATATATTAAATCA GTGGCAGAATCTGCTCTGAATGCCACTATAAAGGATCCAATATTTCATAGGGTCAGGGATGTCGCCCCAAACAAG GCAATGTTTTGCTTAAGCTTTAGACTGCCAGAAGGGTGCCTTATTTAA
- the LOC137746943 gene encoding 3-hydroxyisobutyryl-CoA hydrolase-like protein 3, mitochondrial, with product MDVKYKSYLDEWESDPNVKCVLVDSRCAICGGNAQNSYLNSFLSFLAIFSVVIFVFRSIRCLLDRLLVFDVRAVSCHVFTAEYSLICKISEYKKPYISFMDGITMGFGVGISGHGRYRIITERTVLAMPENVICLFPDAEFSCIAAKSPGGGFVGTLAPESFGYLDLLQSLRSGDCS from the exons ATGGATGTGAAATACAAGAGCTATCTGGATGAATGGGAATCTGACCCAAATGTGAAGTGTGTTCTTGTTGATAGCCGCTGTGCCATTTGTGGTGGTAATGCCCAGAATTCGTATTTGAATAGTTTCTTATCTTTCTTGGCAATTTTTTCGGTggttatatttgtttttaggtCTATTAG GTGCTTACTTGATAGATTGCTGGTCTTTGATGTTCGTGCTGTTTCATGTCAT GTATTCACTGCTGAGTATTCTCTAATATGCAAAATCTCTGAGTACAAGAAGCCCTATATAAGCTTCATGGATGGCATAACAATGGGCTTTGGTGTTGGCATATCAGGTCACGGTCGCTACCGGATCATTACAGAG AGGACTGTTCTTGCTATGCCAGAGAATGTAATTTGTTTGTTCCCAGATGCTGAGTTTTCATGTATAGCGGCAAAGAGTCCAGGAGGAGGATTTGTAG GTACATTAGCCCCCGAGTCCTTCGGATACCTGGATCTACTACAAAGTTTGAGAAGTGGCGATTGTTCCTAA
- the LOC137748859 gene encoding uncharacterized protein, protein MASLTPGILLKLLQSMNSATKVTGDHRSALLQVIGIVPALAGSDLWPNQGFYVQLSDSLNSTYVSLSDRDTDLILTNRLQLGQFAYVDRFDFDSPVPRVVGIRPIAGRHPFLGTPEPLVARISASKREFVIQPVSDSDQSADFMAIYLSNKKQEQVVRNDNKEAKVDKARPSRQPLAPRDNVNSGGHVNSNSSTDEAKKISDRPASRFSSPAGAKRSVSVGKKNPVSAERDPSPAGKGKRSGSPAPSKCVVPSLVVAKEENRKVSKEAAIIVPSRYRQPSPIGQRRQPSPNSRRASLSPGRRLSAGVKDSAAKKKTVSIVAGISKVSEALIGSGKSNRKGWDESPAVEEKEKPSAKIKPDLQAFIRTQAALARRLSDAKGGSPNGGDDSSGNDKTKSGSPEDFVVQEKPSCAAAPSITVHEKKWTDGSVSLDAVSSDLARLGKEALQRKVLASAAAAEALEEAIATESLVRKLSMFAELSSTSKIGNPLPAIDRFFSIYDEVVKSNTLVESIAGNRNSDTSNNAQIPTEQSKPVSLWVEAALATDLGIVSLLTTQDNETPSALQKSLSKRQSLNTPAKSHLKISPSSSPQSNARVGTWTKGHGMKDTVELATHLQSEMHMWFLQFVEKALDAGFRVFGECAADGGKLPIDCGSIAAVLSQLKRVNEWLDRAVSKRNELNAKVDRLKRKIYGFVIQHVGTTFDSSTPLASS, encoded by the exons ATGGCATCGCTCACTCCAGGAATCCTCCTGAAGCTTCTCCAGTCAATGAACTCGGCTACCAAAGTCACCGGCGACCACCGCTCCGCCCTCCTCCAAGTCATCGGCATAGTCCCTGCTCTCGCCGGCTCCGACCTCTGGCCCAACCAGGGCTTCTACGTCCAGCTATCCGACTCCCTCAACTCCACTTACGTCTCCCTTTCCGATCGTGACACCGACCTCATTCTCACCAACCGCCTCCAGCTGGGCCAGTTCGCCTACGTCGACCGCTTCGATTTCGACTCCCCAGTTCCCCGCGTCGTCGGAATCCGTCCCATCGCCGGTCGACATCCCTTCCTCGGCACCCCGGAGCCCCTCGTCGCCCGTATCTCCGCCTCGAAACGCGAGTTTGTGATCCAGCCTGTGTCGGATTCCGACCAGTCCGCCGACTTCATGGCGATTTACCTGTCCAATAAGAAGCAGGAGCAGGTTGTGAGAAATGACAACAAAGAAGCCAAGGTTGATAAGGCACGACCATCAAGGCAGCCTCTTGCTCCTCGAGACAATGTCAATTCGGGTGGGCATGTGAATTCGAATTCAAGTACAGATGAGGCTAAGAAGATCTCCGATCGGCCGGCTTCCAGGTTTTCATCTCCGGCCGGAGCAAAGAGGTCCGTGTCAGTCGGAAAGAAGAACCCGGTGTCGGCTGAGAGAGATCCATCCCCCGCAGGAAAGGGAAAGAGATCGGGATCTCCAGCCCCCTCGAAATGCGTGGTTCCGAGCTTAGTTGTGGCGAAGGAAGAGAACCGGAAGGTGTCGAAAGAGGCGGCGATTATAGTGCCGTCGAGGTACCGACAGCCATCCCCAATTGGGCAGCGGAGGCAGCCTTCGCCAAATTCCCGGAGGGCTTCGCTTTCTCCCGGGAGGCGGTTGTCTGCAGGAGTGAAGGACTCTGCTGCCAAGAAGAAGACGGTAAGCATCGTTGCAGGGATTTCGAAGGTTTCAGAAGCCCTCATTGGGTCTGGAAAAAGTAATCGGAAGGGCTGGGATGAGTCACCGGCGGTGGAGGAGAAAGAGAAGCCTTCGGCCAAGATCAAACCAGATTTGCAAGCATTTATAAGGACTCAG GCTGCTCTTGCGCGACGATTAAGCGATGCGAAAGGTGGAAGTCCGAATGGCGGTGATGATTCTTCCGGCAATGATAAAACAAAATCTGGGTCACCGGAAGATTTTGTGGTCCAAGAGAAACCCAGCTGCGCAGCAGCTCCGAGCATCACCGTCCATGAAAAAAAATGGACTGATGGAAGTGTCTCACTTGATGCAGTCTCTTCAGACCTCGCAAGGCTTGGAAAG GAAGCTTTGCAGAGGAAAGTTCTTGCTTCTGCAGCTGCAGCGGAAGCACTTGAGGAGGCCATTGCTACTGAGTCTCTTGTGAGGAAATTAAG CATGTTTGCGGAACTCTCTTCCACATCCAAGATCGGGAACCCTCTACCCGCCATTGACCGCTTCTTTTCGATCTATGATGAAGTTGTTAAATCAAACACACTTGTTGAATCAATTGCTGGTAACCGCAATTCGGATACATCTAACAATGCTCAAATTCCCACTGAGCAATCAAAACCCGTTTCACTTTGGGTTGAAGCCGCTTTAGCTACTGATCTTGGCATTGTCTCTCTCCTTACCACCCAAGACAATGAAACCCCATCAGCTCTGCAGAAAAGTCTGTCAAAACGACAATCTCTCAACACACCGGCCAAATCCCATCTCAAGATTTCCCCTTCCTCTTCACCGCAGTCCAATGCTCGCGTTGGGACGTGGACGAAGGGTCACGGAATGAAAGACACAGTCGAGCTTGCCACTCATCTGCAATCCGAGATGCACATGTGGTTTCTGCAGTTTGTTGAGAAGGCGCTGGATGCCGGTTTTCGTGTGTTCGGAGAGTGCGCTGCTGATGGCGGTAAACTGCCAATCGACTGTGGCTCCATTGCAGCTGTTCTTTCGCAGTTGAAGCGAGTGAACGAGTGGCTGGATCGAGCCGTCTCGAAAAGGAATGAACTGAACGCGAAGGTTGATCGGCTGAAGAGGAAGATCTACGGCTTTGTTATTCAACATGTTGGGACGACGTTCGACAGCTCCACTCCTCTTGCTTCCTCTTGA
- the LOC137747660 gene encoding tRNA (guanine(37)-N1)-methyltransferase 2 isoform X2, giving the protein MILSERVQDSELCDIPESNLNELKGLCKIEVVPYSLTLGYSYWGADHILKQILPLGLEVPSSFETIGHVAHLNIHDELLPYKDVIAKVIYDKNYPRIKTIVNKVGTIENEFRVPKFEVLAGENDMVTEVKQYGATFKLDYSLVYWNSRLEHEHIRLVSQFRAGEIICDMFAGIGPFAIPAAQKGCIVYANDLNPDSIRYLKINAETNKVDDRIRAYNIDARKFISQLMAVPDCDEKSDSDVSTLKKNGDKCAVEGNQESKSENGRLAVEAKEVPDAVISNVGTLQGSSRNADLSVPPVKRPSDSCQSENESVEGTNISGAGRRKGTKTKRMRGPEISAVKTWEHVDHVIMNLPASALQFLDAFRGLIQRKYWTGSLPWIHCYCFIRATETQEYIKSVAESALNATIKDPIFHRVRDVAPNKAMFCLSFRLPEGCLI; this is encoded by the exons ATGATACTATCTGAGAGGGTCCAAGATTCTG AACTATGTGATATTCCTGAATCAAATCTCAACGAACTGAAGGGTTTATGCAAGATTGAAGTAGTTCCGTATTCATTGACGCTTGGGTACTCGTATTGGGGTGCAG ACCATATATTGAAGCAGATTTTGCCTCTGGGACTCGAGGTTCCTTCATCTTTTGAAACAATAG GTCATGTTGCCCATCTGAATATTCATGACGAATTACTTCCCTACAAGGATGTGATCGCAAAAGTTATCTACGAT AAAAATTATCCAAGAATCAAGACAATTGTTAATAAAGTTGGAACAATTGAAAATGAGTTCCGTGTGCCAAAGTTTGAAGTTTTAGCAGGGGAAAATGATATGGTTACAGAAGTGAAACAATATGGAGCGACTTTCAAGCTTGATTACAGCCTGGTCTACTGGAATTCAAGATTGGAGCATGAACATATAAGGCTAGTTTCTCAGTTTCGAGCTGGGGAAATCATATGTGACATGTTTGCTGGTATTGGTCCTTTTGCTATCCCTGCAGCACAGAAAGGATGCATAGTTTATGCAAATGACTTGAATCCGGATAGCATTCGTTATCTGAAGATCAATGCAGAAACTAACAAGGTTGACGATCGTATTcgtgcatacaatattgatgcGAGAAAATTTATTTCTCAATTGATGGCTGTGCCTGACTGTGATGAAAAATCAGATTCTGATGTCTCCACACTGAAGAAGAATGGTGACAAATGTGCTGTTGAGGGCAATCAAgaatcaaaatctgaaaatggaaggCTAGCTG TCGAGGCGAAAGAAGTACCAGATGCTGTTATTAGTAATGTGGGCACTTTACAGGGTTCCAGCAGGAATGCTGATTTATCAGTACCTCCTGTTAAAAGACCTTCAGATAGCTGTCAATCAG AGAATGAAAGTGTTGAGGGCACTAACATCTCTGGAGCTGGTAGGAGAAAAGGAACCAAGACTAAGAGAATGAGAGGTCCTGAGATCTCTGCTGTTAAGACTTGGGAGCATGTTGATCACGTGATAATGAATCTACCTGCTTCTGCTCTTCAATTTCTTG ATGCATTTAGGGGTCTGATCCAGAGAAAATATTGGACGGGATCTCTTCCTTGGATTCATTGCTATTGCTTCATAAGGGCAACTGAAACACAAGAATATATTAAATCA GTGGCAGAATCTGCTCTGAATGCCACTATAAAGGATCCAATATTTCATAGGGTCAGGGATGTCGCCCCAAACAAG GCAATGTTTTGCTTAAGCTTTAGACTGCCAGAAGGGTGCCTTATTTAA
- the LOC137747663 gene encoding small polypeptide DEVIL 10-like: protein MATSYFQQPQTHQARRRKSHRKIGFRKRCLMMAKQQKTRFYILGRCVSMLLCWHDHSISD from the coding sequence ATGGCAACTTCTTACTTCCAACAACCGCAAACTCACCAAGCTCGCCGCCGCAAAAGCCACCGGAAGATCGGGTTCAGGAAACGATGCTTGATGATGGCAAAGCAACAGAAGACACGGTTCTACATCCTCGGACGCTGCGTTTCCATGCTTCTTTGCTGGCACGACCACTCCATCTCAGATTAG
- the LOC137747662 gene encoding glucan endo-1,3-beta-glucosidase 5-like has protein sequence MSQERVHLLTLALILLVFVTMVEKGASFGVNWGTMATHQLPPEKVVRILEDNGFDKVKLFEADERILAALTGTKIEVMLAIPNVMLQEMSQDPVAAATWVDANVTSYCYSGGVVIKYVAVGNEPFLKTYNGTYLQTTLPALKNIQEALNNAGLGSKVKATVPFNADIYFSPDSDPVPSTGDFRPEVRDSIIEIIQYLYTYEAPFTVNIYPFLSLYGNSYFPFGFAFFDGKSKPIKDGDLLYTNVFDANFDTLVWSLTKAGFPEMKIIVGEVGWPTDGDINANIRNAKRFNQGMIQHAMSGNGTPARTGKLDVYLFSLIDENTKSIAPGNFERHWGIFEYDGKPKYDLDLSDAMRNKGLAAAEDVEYMQRSWCVLDPDAKYLDNLAKSIDYACTLSDCTSLGYGSSCNNLTLQGNASYAFNMYYQVNSQKSWTCDFSGLAVVTDEDPSVGDCKFPVMISYAAPSLLHSRGLLHFVMKIVGGFLLYLMILL, from the exons ATGTCACAAGAAAGAGTGCATCTCTTGACATTAGCACTAATCCTTCTTGTTTTCGTGACGATGGTCGAGAAAGGTGCGAGCTTTGGAGTGAACTGGGGGACAATGGCGACCCACCAGCTCCCGCCGGAGAAGGTAGTCCGGATTCTGGAGGACAACGGATTCGACAAGGTGAAATTGTTCGAAGCGGACGAGAGAATATTGGCCGCTCTCACTGGGACTAAAATTGAGGTGATGCTGGCCATACCCAATGTCATGTTGCAGGAGATGAGCCAGGATCCTGTGGCTGCAGCTACTTGGGTGGATGCCAATGTCACAAGTTACTGCTACTCTGGTGGAGTTGTTATCAA GTATGTAGCTGTAGGCAATGAGCCgtttctcaaaacatacaatGGCACCTATCTACAAACCACGTTACCGGCTCTCAAGAACATCCAGGAAGCCCTAAACAATGCAGGACTTGGGTCGAAAGTCAAAGCCACCGTCCCCTTCAACGCCGACATCTACTTCTCCCCAGACTCAGACCCGGTTCCATCTACTGGAGACTTCCGCCCTGAAGTTCGAGACTCCATAATCGAGATCATCCAGTACTTGTACACCTATGAGGCACCATTCACAGTTAACATCTACCCTTTTCTCAGCCTCTATGGCAATTCCTATTTTCCTTTCGGGTTTGCATTTTTCGATGGAAAAAGCAAGCCGATTAAAGATGGTGATCTGCTCTACACCAATGTGTTTGATGCAAACTTTGACACCCTTGTTTGGTCTCTGACCAAAGCCGGCTTCCCTGAAATGAAGATCATAGTTGGAGAGGTGGGCTGGCCAACTGATGGTGACATAAACGCCAATATCCGCAACGCGAAGAGGTTCAATCAGGGTATGATCCAGCATGCCATGAGTGGCAATGGAACCCCAGCAAGGACAGGCAAGCTCGATGTCTACCTATTCAGCCTCATTGATGAAAACACGAAAAGCATTGCTCCCGGGAACTTTGAGAGGCACTGGGGGATATTCGAGTATGATGGGAAGCCGAAATATGATCTGGATTTGTCAGACGCTATGCGAAACAAGGGCCTTGCAGCTGCAGAAGATGTGGAGTATATGCAGAGAAGTTGGTGTGTTTTGGACCCAGATGCTAAGTATTTGGATAATTTGGCAAAAAGCATTGACTACGCTTGTACACTCTCAGATTGCACTTCATTGGGATATGGAAGTTCTTGCAACAATCTCACTCTCCAAGGGAATGCTTCGTATGCATTCAACATGTATTACCAGGTGAACAGCCAGAAGAGCTGGACCTGCGATTTTTCGGGTTTGGCTGTGGTGACCGATGAGGATCCTTCCGTTGGGGACTGCAAGTTTCCGGTGATGATTTCGTATGCTGCTCCATCACTGTTGCACAGCAGGGGACTTTTGCATTTTGTGATGAAAATTGTGGGAGGATTTCTGTTGTATTTGATGATTCTGCTATGA